In Tachysurus vachellii isolate PV-2020 chromosome 1, HZAU_Pvac_v1, whole genome shotgun sequence, a genomic segment contains:
- the viml gene encoding vimentin like isoform X1, which translates to MSTISSTTISSYRKRYGHESRATTGARGQSDAPATLYSSSKTVGAWSGTVSAADETHDITLSGALSTDFKVSRGSNKSLNDRFVSYVEKVRLLEQRNEALRTELERYRGNGPSRLAELCAHEVADLRRHVDQLTNEKARAEVQRDNFLVDIERISAKLQEEILQREQAERSTQSFRQDVNIAALARVDLERKVESLQDEIRFLKKLHEEELREIQTQNQQQSDLTSALREIQVQYQNLASKNAHVSEEWYDSKSYLSWLKSLHVVDAELQFAELSEVANRNKETLRAAKREANEFRYQVQALNREVDALKGTNEALERQMRQTEENFALESTAYHNTISRLKENILDLKDEIARNMHEYQDLLNVKIALDIEIATYRRIMEGSVTDPVLESRTSTKVLIKTTEIRDGEVLNESTQNHEERE; encoded by the exons ATGTCGACCATCTCCTCCACCACTATCTCGTCCTACCGAAAACGGTATGGTCACGAGAGCAGGGCCACGACTGGCGCGCGAGGGCAATCCGACGCGCCGGCGACGCTCTACTCGAGCAGCAAGACCGTCGGAGCGTGGAGCGGAACCGTGTCGGCGGCGGATGAGACTCACGACATCACTCTGTCCGGGGCCCTTAGCACCGATTTTAAAGTGTCTCGCGGCAGCAATAAGTCGCTTAACGACCGCTTCGTCAGTTACGTAGAGAAGGTGCGGTTGCTGGAGCAGCGCAACGAGGCTCTGCGCACGGAGCTGGAGCGCTATCGTGGGAACGGACCCTCGCGCCTCGCCGAGCTGTGCGCGCACGAAGTGGCGGATCTGCGGCGGCACGTGGACCAGCTGACCAATGAGAAAGCGCGGGCGGAGGTACAACGGGACAACTTCCTCGTGGACATAGAACGGATCAGTGCGAA GTTGCAGGAGGAGATTCTGCAGAGAGAGCAGGCTGAGAggagcacacagagcttcagacag GATGTGAACATTGCCGCTCTAGCTCGAGTGGACCTGGAGAGGAAAGTGGAGTCCCTTCAGGACGAAATTCGATTCCTTAAGAAGCTCCATGAAGAG GAgctgagagagatacagactcAGAACCAGCAGCAGTCTGATCTGACCTCCGCCCTCAGGGAAATCCAGGTGCAGTACCAGAACCTGGCGTCCAAGAATGCTCACGTGTCTGAGGAGTGGTACGACTCCAAG TCCTATCTGTCATGGCTTAAATCTCTCCATGTTGTGGATGCGGAATTGCAGTTCGCCGAACTCTCTGAAGtcgcaaacagaaataaagaaactctGCGAGCAGCCAAGCGAGAGGCCAATGAGTTCCGGTACCAGGTTCAGGCTCTTAACCGTGAGGTGGACGCCCTCAAGGGGACA aaCGAGGCTCTGGAGCGAcagatgagacagacagaggagaacTTTGCTCTGGAGTCCACGGCTTATCACAACACCATCAGTCGTCTGAAGGAAAACATCCTGGACCTAAAAGACGAGATAGCTCGAAACATGCACGAGTACCAGGACCTGCTCAACGTTAAGATAGCGTTGGACATCGAGATCGCCACCTACAGGAGGATTATGGAAG gATCTGTAACAGACCCTGTGCTGGAGTCCAGAACCTCCACGAAGGTTCTCATCAAGACCACTGAGATCAGAGATGGAGAG GTGCTTAATGAGTCTACGCAGAACCATGAAGAACGGGAATGA
- the viml gene encoding vimentin like isoform X3, producing the protein MSTISSTTISSYRKRYGHESRATTGARGQSDAPATLYSSSKTVGAWSGTVSAADETHDITLSGALSTDFKVSRGSNKSLNDRFVSYVEKVRLLEQRNEALRTELERYRGNGPSRLAELCAHEVADLRRHVDQLTNEKARAEVQRDNFLVDIERISAKLQEEILQREQAERSTQSFRQDVNIAALARVDLERKVESLQDEIRFLKKLHEEELREIQTQNQQQSDLTSALREIQVQYQNLASKNAHVSEEWYDSKFAELSEVANRNKETLRAAKREANEFRYQVQALNREVDALKGTNEALERQMRQTEENFALESTAYHNTISRLKENILDLKDEIARNMHEYQDLLNVKIALDIEIATYRRIMEGSVTDPVLESRTSTKVLIKTTEIRDGEVLNESTQNHEERE; encoded by the exons ATGTCGACCATCTCCTCCACCACTATCTCGTCCTACCGAAAACGGTATGGTCACGAGAGCAGGGCCACGACTGGCGCGCGAGGGCAATCCGACGCGCCGGCGACGCTCTACTCGAGCAGCAAGACCGTCGGAGCGTGGAGCGGAACCGTGTCGGCGGCGGATGAGACTCACGACATCACTCTGTCCGGGGCCCTTAGCACCGATTTTAAAGTGTCTCGCGGCAGCAATAAGTCGCTTAACGACCGCTTCGTCAGTTACGTAGAGAAGGTGCGGTTGCTGGAGCAGCGCAACGAGGCTCTGCGCACGGAGCTGGAGCGCTATCGTGGGAACGGACCCTCGCGCCTCGCCGAGCTGTGCGCGCACGAAGTGGCGGATCTGCGGCGGCACGTGGACCAGCTGACCAATGAGAAAGCGCGGGCGGAGGTACAACGGGACAACTTCCTCGTGGACATAGAACGGATCAGTGCGAA GTTGCAGGAGGAGATTCTGCAGAGAGAGCAGGCTGAGAggagcacacagagcttcagacag GATGTGAACATTGCCGCTCTAGCTCGAGTGGACCTGGAGAGGAAAGTGGAGTCCCTTCAGGACGAAATTCGATTCCTTAAGAAGCTCCATGAAGAG GAgctgagagagatacagactcAGAACCAGCAGCAGTCTGATCTGACCTCCGCCCTCAGGGAAATCCAGGTGCAGTACCAGAACCTGGCGTCCAAGAATGCTCACGTGTCTGAGGAGTGGTACGACTCCAAG TTCGCCGAACTCTCTGAAGtcgcaaacagaaataaagaaactctGCGAGCAGCCAAGCGAGAGGCCAATGAGTTCCGGTACCAGGTTCAGGCTCTTAACCGTGAGGTGGACGCCCTCAAGGGGACA aaCGAGGCTCTGGAGCGAcagatgagacagacagaggagaacTTTGCTCTGGAGTCCACGGCTTATCACAACACCATCAGTCGTCTGAAGGAAAACATCCTGGACCTAAAAGACGAGATAGCTCGAAACATGCACGAGTACCAGGACCTGCTCAACGTTAAGATAGCGTTGGACATCGAGATCGCCACCTACAGGAGGATTATGGAAG gATCTGTAACAGACCCTGTGCTGGAGTCCAGAACCTCCACGAAGGTTCTCATCAAGACCACTGAGATCAGAGATGGAGAG GTGCTTAATGAGTCTACGCAGAACCATGAAGAACGGGAATGA
- the viml gene encoding vimentin like isoform X2, whose translation MSTISSTTISSYRKRYGHESRATTGARGQSDAPATLYSSSKTVGAWSGTVSAADETHDITLSGALSTDFKVSRGSNKSLNDRFVSYVEKVRLLEQRNEALRTELERYRGNGPSRLAELCAHEVADLRRHVDQLTNEKARAEVQRDNFLVDIERISAKLQEEILQREQAERSTQSFRQDVNIAALARVDLERKVESLQDEIRFLKKLHEEELREIQTQNQQQSDLTSALREIQVQYQNLASKNAHVSEEWYDSKSYLSWLKSLHVVDAELQFAELSEVANRNKETLRAAKREANEFRYQVQALNREVDALKGTNEALERQMRQTEENFALESTAYHNTISRLKENILDLKDEIARNMHEYQDLLNVKIALDIEIATYRRIMEGSVTDPVLESRTSTKVLIKTTEIRDGEHKSHEETSRL comes from the exons ATGTCGACCATCTCCTCCACCACTATCTCGTCCTACCGAAAACGGTATGGTCACGAGAGCAGGGCCACGACTGGCGCGCGAGGGCAATCCGACGCGCCGGCGACGCTCTACTCGAGCAGCAAGACCGTCGGAGCGTGGAGCGGAACCGTGTCGGCGGCGGATGAGACTCACGACATCACTCTGTCCGGGGCCCTTAGCACCGATTTTAAAGTGTCTCGCGGCAGCAATAAGTCGCTTAACGACCGCTTCGTCAGTTACGTAGAGAAGGTGCGGTTGCTGGAGCAGCGCAACGAGGCTCTGCGCACGGAGCTGGAGCGCTATCGTGGGAACGGACCCTCGCGCCTCGCCGAGCTGTGCGCGCACGAAGTGGCGGATCTGCGGCGGCACGTGGACCAGCTGACCAATGAGAAAGCGCGGGCGGAGGTACAACGGGACAACTTCCTCGTGGACATAGAACGGATCAGTGCGAA GTTGCAGGAGGAGATTCTGCAGAGAGAGCAGGCTGAGAggagcacacagagcttcagacag GATGTGAACATTGCCGCTCTAGCTCGAGTGGACCTGGAGAGGAAAGTGGAGTCCCTTCAGGACGAAATTCGATTCCTTAAGAAGCTCCATGAAGAG GAgctgagagagatacagactcAGAACCAGCAGCAGTCTGATCTGACCTCCGCCCTCAGGGAAATCCAGGTGCAGTACCAGAACCTGGCGTCCAAGAATGCTCACGTGTCTGAGGAGTGGTACGACTCCAAG TCCTATCTGTCATGGCTTAAATCTCTCCATGTTGTGGATGCGGAATTGCAGTTCGCCGAACTCTCTGAAGtcgcaaacagaaataaagaaactctGCGAGCAGCCAAGCGAGAGGCCAATGAGTTCCGGTACCAGGTTCAGGCTCTTAACCGTGAGGTGGACGCCCTCAAGGGGACA aaCGAGGCTCTGGAGCGAcagatgagacagacagaggagaacTTTGCTCTGGAGTCCACGGCTTATCACAACACCATCAGTCGTCTGAAGGAAAACATCCTGGACCTAAAAGACGAGATAGCTCGAAACATGCACGAGTACCAGGACCTGCTCAACGTTAAGATAGCGTTGGACATCGAGATCGCCACCTACAGGAGGATTATGGAAG gATCTGTAACAGACCCTGTGCTGGAGTCCAGAACCTCCACGAAGGTTCTCATCAAGACCACTGAGATCAGAGATGGAGAG CACAAGTCACATGAGGAAACTTCTAGATTATAG